The Candidatus Nitrospira nitrificans DNA window GCGGTTTCCCAGTCGTAGTCGGAGGCACGGGCCGCCGCGCTCGCTCCCAGGGAACGACTGAACGATGGGTCATCCAAGACCTGACTCACCTTGGCGGCAAGATCACTCGGCTTCCGCGGATCGAAATAACTGACGGCATCTCCCCCGAACTCCGGCATCGGGGGAAAATTTGAGCAGACGACCGGACGCCCGGCAGCCATCGCTTCCAGTAGTATGTTCGGACAATTTTCAGATTCCGTCGCAAAGATGTTGACCGCGGCATGTTGATAGAGCGCGGGAAGCTCTCGATACGGAATCAGCCCAGGGACGATGACGTGCCCCTCCAATCCCAAATCGTGGATTTCATCGCGCACGGCCTGCGCGTACTGTGGATTTTGAGAATCAGACCCCACCAAAACCAGTCTCTCCTGTCCCGCGCGCCGCTGTTTCAGCAAAGCAAACTCACGAACGACCTGGACTTGGGCTTTGTACACATCGAACGTGGACACATAGAGCAGATAGGCCTCTTTCGGCAACCATGACGGACGTGCGGCCGGCGCATCAGCCGGCCTGAACTCCGGCCCAACGCCATGGGGAATCACCGCTGATCGTCCGATTCGTCCAGGCGCGCGCCGTTCGATCACTTGCTTCGCGAACTGGGAGACGAAAATGACGAGATCGGCACGGATCATACTGCGCAACATGCTCCGTTCCAACAACCAGTTCCGCACCCGCATATATCCCAGGGGATACCTTGCACGCTGGACAGGGTCGAACGGAATCATATTTCGGAACATCGTCACAACCTTGCATCCCTTGGGAGCGGGCGTCGCCACGACTCCGCCCGGGCAAAACAACAGGTCAGCGCCAAGCTCTTGCAAGATACCGGGAAGACGGAATCGTTCCCATATGGTGCGGACCAGGGGATTTTCCAGCGGCCACGACGGCAAGAGCCATCGAAGATTCACCTGATCAATGGACGCCCGGAGCGAGCTCGGTCCCAGGATGATAACTTCCAGCTCCTCACGCGCGGGGATGCACCGGAGAAGATTGATGAGATAGGTTTGGCCTCCTCCAAGTCTGGCGGAAAGGGCATTGATCACAACCTTCAACTCAGTGGCCCACTCTTCGACGTAGGAGACGCCCCCACAGTCCGCTCACACGGGTAACTGCACATGGTATTCTCGCCGCCAAAGCTCGAAC harbors:
- a CDS encoding glycosyltransferase family 4 protein, which codes for MINALSARLGGGQTYLINLLRCIPAREELEVIILGPSSLRASIDQVNLRWLLPSWPLENPLVRTIWERFRLPGILQELGADLLFCPGGVVATPAPKGCKVVTMFRNMIPFDPVQRARYPLGYMRVRNWLLERSMLRSMIRADLVIFVSQFAKQVIERRAPGRIGRSAVIPHGVGPEFRPADAPAARPSWLPKEAYLLYVSTFDVYKAQVQVVREFALLKQRRAGQERLVLVGSDSQNPQYAQAVRDEIHDLGLEGHVIVPGLIPYRELPALYQHAAVNIFATESENCPNILLEAMAAGRPVVCSNFPPMPEFGGDAVSYFDPRKPSDLAAKVSQVLDDPSFSRSLGASAAARASDYDWETAASSTWKLLQSLASKECQVG